A portion of the Bombus terrestris chromosome 3, iyBomTerr1.2, whole genome shotgun sequence genome contains these proteins:
- the LOC100645669 gene encoding rotatin isoform X3, whose amino-acid sequence MLMIFGGEIFKIVGTVNLKRDSSICIKQMSNMSGISAAHVRKLSHNIEEIRLRALDNIISKYNLGFGCDCDAVRKELITKLFNWFSFEVFSEIQKVLDLLLRLLKTDDRIYLNTFGKLRLQNELQELRRKLGSEWYEKLNEIEEAVLCSDKLQTISSNSKSIKDASCPTLGFIDYDRHRTRIKDYEYNGNNKIHRKEDHNLSQSGLTTTSALNSTVPFDLTLECGDGTPISKATEGGIKWLIMPWQPLVTSDRGVLAAVEEALNNSLDANLILHTCQFITNVMMQDFPAEVFLQRPAIVFILHNLLESSVNNTNANFRNIIPMVLKTLHKLTRSLRLRIYYYCEPCIANKKQKLLAEKLSNNVYSPSETRDSPDGGFPEVNYQAYQSTGTSERSQSVSDNIDDSILQLQQMLIPIFCIETLKHVISQLSISTNSTLILRSTKYVTDVIYELVQVLIISVMPNVWLCNDDIALKVIEDMKVLFGMLGDVIEYFGNYSTIDDFRITYLHLISITMKLLSHIVPLEIADVIFPKSLKTSICVAIMDAAIYFLYPKLHSILQEYGRQFQGSDEIIYIKTFDETRLITKSIQATICIIKNTPNSSHSEVLKMLYASKLSLPYHKNFGIIKKTIEFLQNMNRYSPSNEDQTLATKLILSLLANADTDIQYATYFECHTLVKSILGVEYNKEKLSWENLAFLFELSVLIEIISYGVTHDDKRIKEMSEEILVYILKGRLQMGENGWLKSLEAIVQVLPFLQCHAHPSSTLGQCVTKIFDPDVSTNIQLPYIEVLKGNLRFLFSSDEDIRYEAVCRLIWLLGKEKDSVKKLPRLSSLHDLPLSSLCIFDRQRVFKRSEGSYQRSNLLSVLEMLNEPNVDPKIRKSALVQISVMLTDSSLHKLFITENGLSLILNIFNSALVEKEYVNYPDSVIPIITILKLLASSECSIRQDLSIRINVLSNITRSLFLFPNNECIKTDGSQLLCLLLYNDYIMRLSEKYTENYNQLNISLPYIIVSKMKLPFLCKSHWKISRHRRSDMSVLHGNDSLVLTFIRQYWIWEWNGGINVLWKHFNDLHDSNISKKLKILENEFLVLRFSFPHYCCQQQLYNIQNSTTHDSVSCALDYLTMHIKLYKMEKCEEIKDISLLPWEQTFERFLLSQPASKEDCDLFVEVLNFLQFYINITKDGKYKWTNKIMTNITKSLTELLKSSELDNQNVHQSILKLAGTCSAIGQSEKSTLEDQDVWLHFIELIVSTLCLGDQQHFYNLAYLDWLLTCLTYLIGKCHWTNCKNLLISLGNTLIELIISFHGAGTISFMGLSITRNSIICLNHLLYQMQINFNKNIFVQFWYEEDRMLNWLPMLWQNRDPLVRASALQLLAGLMSNLHTASQLLNSIALAPSELCQTLLQCIISREESCIVREQACCALSSLIKNCNSIIFQYMDSLKANAILIYIEQNNTYYEISVLCSNIYMSTSLDCDRMNNQEQETGKVPSIHSMQSGCTSLVPRAISHLYNCHDELQPLSVKESTTTETDNYLQLVATPSLISAVCRLLNNLILIGKQEVVHQIYEHSIDKYLIGCINEIPKDIESKRNLTHYCDILEMYISICTVLTNCITNSNNTSQLISVRNKLWTEIFNFIAILSLTENQHFETIQTALELRGPEAVLSSICVAMKDSNPELRISAIGCLAFLLSQEIEKDSSGKSSISLQSIMDTPLTRLSNDNKNNLKEIASNVNTFSLQSTNMHSTKSNGNKDPPLISEKSADYEVEGNEIAMSKELCNILLHLFIAHNYNRSKKNKKLNEDKDLIISALTNLLCVSNAAKQVALEENLPDTTLMILKESYVRLNLQPFELFKNQIDREKKIHPLLRDMNAILVLLMNFMYGSTEVKVALTKAGLADVLHKLWAWIALNKTVSTTALKLLATYTTKCTTAAQSLTLTTILPGTGLRKTPNTLALIHVIIQLVCKEIDKAGQLFDNHKLHFAFHVLRNAIHVHECRVSISKSNLLQFFTKIHPITTKRTKPWPLVELYCLEFLIDFTYYEEGQLCVPKAVDGLDVLLQLSKYSSSSNRILAISILRNLAFNMTNRPRLLSSVDFINVLHDIFKNGSLVEIRIAGSMLWSLISNNQKGKLIVRSAGFSQSIQEALGRITLLHVDDKKEEEDLLKMLQYILKILSPVDTKAD is encoded by the exons ATGCTCATGATATTTGGCggtgaaatattcaaaatagttGGAACAGTTAACCTAAAACGTGACAGTTCAATATGTATTAAGCAGATGTCAAACATGAGCGGAATATCAGCGGcacacgttagaaaattaa GTCATAATATCGAGGAAATTCGATTGAGAGCACtagataatattatttcaaaatacaatCTTGGTTTTGGTTGCGATTGCGATGCTGtaagaaaagaattaataaCAAAGTTATTTAACTGGTTTTCATTTGAAGTCTTCTCAGAGATACAGAAGGTTTTAGATTTATTACTTCGTTTATTAAAG acAGATGATAGAATTTACTTAAATACATTTGGTAAATTAAGACTTCAAAATGAACTCCAGGAATTAAGAAGGAAATTAGGTTCAGAAtggtatgaaaaattaaatgaaattgaagAAGCTGTTCTTTGTTCAGATAAGTTACAAACAATATCATCAAACTCAAAAAGTATAAAG gatGCTAGCTGTCCAACATTAGGATTTATCGATTATGACAGACATAGAACACGTATAAAAGATTATGAATATAATGgaaataacaaaatacataGAAAAGAAGATCATAATTTATCTCAAAGTGGGCTTACTACTACCTCTGCTTTGAACAG tacAGTACCATTTGACTTAACATTAGAATGTGGAGATGGAACCCCGATATCTAAAGCTACCGAAGGTGGTATTAAATGGTTAATCATGCCATGGCAACCTTTAGTCACTTCAGATAGAGGTGTCTTAGCAGCAGTTGAAGAAGCCCTAAATAATAGCTTAGATGCAAATCTTATATTACATACATGCCAATTTATAACAAACGTGATGATGCAGGATTTTCCAGCAGAAGTTTTTCTTCAAAGACCAGCAATTGTTTTT aTATTACATAATCTTTTGGAATCTAGTGTAAATAACACAAATGCcaattttagaaatataatacCAATGGTATTGAAAACACTTCACAAATTAACACGATCTTTAAGACTACGAATCTATTATTACTGTGAACCGTGTATtgcaaataaaaaacaaaaa ttaTTGGCagaaaaattaagcaataatGTTTATTCTCCTTCTGAAACGAGAGATAGTCCTGATGGAGGATTTCCAGAAGTTAATTATCAAGCATATCAATCTACT gGAACAAGCGAAAGAAGTCAAAGTGTATCAGATAATATTGATGATTCTATTTTACAATTACAACAAATGCTTATACCAATCTTTTGCATTGAAACTTTAAAACATGTTATATCTCAATTGAGTATTTCTACTAATTCAACACTTATATTAAGAAGTACTAAGTATGTAACAGACGTAATATATGAACTGGTACAAGTACTCATCATAAGCGTCATGCCAAATGTTTGGCTTTGCAATGATGATATTGCTTTAAAAGTAATTGAAGACATGAAAGTATTATTTGGCATGCTAGGAGACGTCAtagaatattttggaaattataGCACAATAGATGATTTTAGAATAACATATTTGCACCTTATAAGTATTACAATGAAACTTTTAAGCCACATAGTTCCTCTAGAAATAGCGGATGTTATCTTCCCTAAATCACTTAAAACATCAATATGTGTAGCTATAATGGATGCtgctatttattttttatacccaAAACTACACTCTATATTACAAGAATATGGCCGT CAATTTCAAGGTAgcgatgaaattatatatattaaaacattcGACGAAACAAGACTGATAACAAAGTCGATACAAGCAACTATAtgcataataaaaaatacaccTAATTCATCTCATTCGGAAGTTTTAAAAATGTTGTATGCTTCAAAATTAAGTTTACCTTATCACAAAAATTTTGGTATTATTAAGAAAACTAtcgaatttttacaaaatatgaaTAG GTATTCTCCAAGTAATGAAGACCAAACATTagctacaaaattaatattaagtttATTAGCAAATGCAGATACTGATATACAATATGCCACATATTTTGAATGTCATACTTTAGTTAAAAGTATTTTAGGAGTAGAATATAACAAAGAAAAGTTATCATGGGAAAATCTggcatttttatttgaattatctGTGTTAATTGAAATCATATCCTATGGTGTAACACATGATGACAAAAGG ATCAAGGAAATGTCCGAAGAGATATTAGTTTACATATTAAAAGGAAGATTACAGATGGGAGAAAATGGATGGTTAAAATCTCTAGAAGCCATAGTACAAGTATTACCTTTTTTACAATGTCATGCTCATCCTTCTTCAACCTTAGGTCAATGTGTAACAAAAATCTTTGATCCTGATGTTTCTACTAATATACAATTGCCATATATCGAG GTTTTGAAAGGTAATTTAAGGTTCTTATTTTCGTCGGATGAGGATATTAGATACGAAGCCGTTTGTAGATTGATTTGGCTTCTTGGAAAAGAAAAGGATTCAGTTAAAAAATTACCACGATTATCATCCCTACACGATTTACCTCTTAGCTCACTTTGTATATTTGATCGTCAAAGGGTTTTTAAAAGATCTGAAGGCAGTTATCAG AGGAGTAATTTATTATCTGTACTTGAAATGCTAAATGAGCCGAATGTCGATCCTAAAATACGTAAATCAGCATTAGTACAAATTAGCGTTATGCTTACAGATTCTTCTTTACACAAGttatttattactgaaaatgGATTATCGTTGATCTTGAACATATTTAACAGTGCTCTA GTTGAAAAAGAATATGTTAATTATCCAGATTCTGTCATTCCTATAATTACTATACTAAAACTACTAGCATCCTCTGAATGTTCTATACGTCAAGATCTGTCCATTCGTATTAATGTCTTGTCAAATATAACCAGAA gtCTTTTTCTATTTCCAAATAATGAATGTATTAAAACTGATGGTTCACAACTATTAtgcttattactttataatgatTACATTATGAGATTGagtgaaaaatatacagaaaattATAATCAACTAAATATTTCTTTGCCTTATATTATTGTATCTAAAATGAAATTACCATTTCTTTGTAAATCGCATTGGAAAATAAGTAGACATAGACGATCAGATATGTCTG TTCTTCATGGCAATGACTCACTGGTATTAACATTTATAAGACAATATTGGATATGGGAATGGAATGGTGGTATAAATGTACTTTGGAAACATTTTAATGATCTTCATGATTCTAATATATCAAAAAAACTAAAAATTctagaaaatgaatttttagtcTTACGTTTTAGCTTTCCTCATTATTGCTGTCAACAACAACTGTACAATATACAAAATTCAACTACCCATGATTCAGTTTCATGTGCACTTGactaccttacaat gcatataaaactttataaaatggaaaaatgtgaggaaataaaagatataagcCTATTACCATGGGAACAAACGTTCGAACGATTTTTACTTTCACAACCTGCAAGTAAAGAGGATTGTGATTTATTTGTTGaagttttaaattttctacaGTTTTATATCAATATTACAAAAGatg GAAAGTATAAGTGGACTAATAAAATAATGACAAATATAACTAAATCTCTAACCGAATTATTAAAAAGCTCGGAATTAGATAATCAAAACGTACATCAATCTATATTGAAGTTAGCTGGCACATGTTCAGCCATAGGACAATCAGAAAAATCTACTTTAGAAGACCAAGACGTTTGGCTACACTTTATTGAATTAATTGTCTCCACTTTATGTTTAGGAGACCaacaacatttttataatttag CGTACCTTGATTGGCTGTTAACATGTTTAACATATTTAATTGGAAAGTGTCATTGGACGAAttgcaaaaatttattaatatcattaggAAATACATTAATCGAACTCATTATATCCTTTCATGGAGCTGGAACAATAAGCTTTATGGGCTTATCTATAACCAGAAATTCTATTATATGTCTCAATCATTTGTTATATCAAATGCaaataaacttcaataaaaat atttttgtacaattttggTATGAAGAAGATCGTATGTTGAATTGGTTACCTATGTTGTGGCAAAATCGAGATCCTTTGGTTCGTGCTTCTGCTTTACAATTATTAGCAGGTCTAATGAGTAATTTACATACAGCTTCTCAATTATTGAATTCTATAGCACTGGCACCAAGCGAATTATGTCAGACATTACTTCAATGCATTATCAGTAGAGAAGAGTCATGCATTGTTAGGGAACAAGCATGTTGTGCACTTAgcagtttaataaaaaattgcaattctatcatttttcaatat ATGGATTCTTTGAAAGCAAAtgctattttaatatatatagaacAAAACAACACTTATTATGAAATAAGTGTACTatgttctaatatttatatgtcTACTTCTTTGGACTGTGATCGTATGAATAATCAAGAGCAAGAAACTGGGAAAGTCCCATCTATTCATAGCATGCAGTCAGGTTGTACATCATTAGTACCACGTGCAATCTCACATCTGTATAATTGCCACGATGAATTACAACCTC tttCTGTCAAAGAATCAACAACTACAGAGACGgacaattatttacaattggTAGCAACACCATCATTGATATCAGCTGTTTGTAGActactaaataatttaatacttaTAGGTAAACAAGAAGTTGTTCatcaaatttacgaacattCTATTGACAAATATTTAATTGG ATGCATCAATGAAATACCTAAAGATATCGAAAGTAAAAGGAATTTAACACATTACTGTGACATATTGGAAATGTATATCAGCATTTGTACAGTTTTAACAAACTGTATTACAAACA GTAATAACACATCGCAATTGATATCTGTGCGAAATAAGCTCTGGAccgaaattttcaactttataGCCATACTTTCATTAACAGAAAATCAACATTTTGAAACGATACAGACCGCTCTAGAATTGCGTGGGCCAGAAGCTGTACTTTCATCTATCTGTGTTGCAATGAAGGATTCTAATCCAGAACTTCGCATCAGTGCTATAGGCTGTCTCGCGTTTCTACTCTCtcaagaaattgaaaaagattctTCAGGAAAAAGTAGCATCTCATTACAATCAATAATGGATACTCCTTTAACTCGATTGTCAAATGacaataaaaacaatttaaaagaaattgcaTCTAATGTTAATACATTTTCTCTACAAAGTACCAATATGCATTCAACAAAATCAAATGGAAATAAAGATCCTCCTTTAATTTCCGAAAAATCAGCAGATTATGAAGTTGAAGGAAACGAAATTGCTATGAGCAAAGaactttgtaatattttattgcacTTATTTATAGCTCATAATTACAATCGATCgaagaagaataagaaattGAACGAGGACAAGGATTTGATCATAAGCGCACTTACTAATTTGTTATGTGTATCAAACGCAGCTAAACAGGTCGCATTGGAAGAAAATTTACCTGACACAACTTTAATGATATTGAAAGAATCGTATGTGAGATTAAATTTACAACCTTTCGAACTTTTCAAAAATCAGATTGACCGTGAAAAGAAG ATTCATCCGTTACTACGCGACATGAATGCtattttagtattattaatgaatttcatGTACGGCAGTACAGAAGTTAAAGTAGCTCTAACGAAAGCAGGACTAGCAGATGTATTACACAAACTATGGGCTTGGATTGCATTAAATAAAACAGTTTCAACTACCGCTTTGAAATTACTAGCAACCTATACTACAAAATGTACTACAG caGCGCAATCTTTGACGTTAACGACTATTTTGCCAGGGACAGGACTTAGAAAAACTCCTAATACTCTCGCCCTTATACATGTTATTATACAATTAGTTTGCAAAGAAATAGACAAAGCTGGTCAACTCTTTGATAATCATAAATTACACTTTGCATTTCATGTTTTGCGAAATGCAATACATGTTCATGAATGTAGAGTATCAATTTCAAAg AGTAATCTCCtacaattttttacaaaaatacatCCAATTACCACGAAACGGACAAAACCATGGCCACTTGTTGAATTATATTGCTTAgaattcttaattgactttactTATTACGAAGAGGGCCAGTTATGTGTGCCAAAG GCTGTCGACGGCTTGGATGTTTTGTTACAATTGTCAAAATACTCTTCATCATCTAATAGAATTCTTGCAATTTCCATATTGCGCAATCTCGCGTTTAACATGACCAACCGACCACGATTACTTAGTTCAG TGGATTTTATTAATGTACTACATGACATATTTAAAAATGGTTCCCTGGTCGAAATTAGAATAGCAGGGTCTATGTTATGGTCTCTAATATCCAATAATCagaaaggaaaattaattgtaCGAAGTGCTGGCTTTTCACAGAGTATACAGGAAGCATTAGGTAGGATTACACTATTACATGTAGAtgataagaaagaagaagaagatttaCTTAAAATGctacaatatatattaaaaattcttagTCCAGTAGATACTAAAGCTGATTAA